In Henckelia pumila isolate YLH828 unplaced genomic scaffold, ASM3356847v2 CTG_80:::fragment_1, whole genome shotgun sequence, one genomic interval encodes:
- the LOC140873792 gene encoding uncharacterized protein, with product MWRRGGANWNGDGVFSMMIRYFSSSSRKRAPNLRKINPRVPPQEAASIAQGLHQVIKSNGPLTVSNTWNHAKDAGIIGLSSKTHMKLMLQWMRGRSMLKLMCNGVGSSKKFLLTSLPEEPQQNQPDISMEQKPKSRKPKSRKPSKLNKKRAK from the exons ATGTGGCGCCGTGGCGGAGCAAATTGGAATGGAGATGGAGTGTTTTCAATGATGATTAGGTATTTCAGCTCCAGCTCCAGGAAGCGTGCCCCCAATTTGAGGAAAATAAATCCTAGGGTTCCTCCCCAGGAAGCCGCCTCCATTGCCCAGGGCCTCCATCAAGTCATCAAGAGCAATGGCCCTCTCACGGTCTCCAACACTTGGAACCACGCCAAG GATGCGGGGATTATTGGATTATCGAGCAAAACACACATGAAGCTAATGCTTCAATGGATGAGGGGCAGAAGTATGCTGAAGCTAATGTGTAATGGAGTTGGCTCTAGTAAGAAATTTCTTCTCACTTCTCTTCCTGAGGAACCTCAACAAAATCAGCCCGATATCTCCATGGAGCAGAAGCCGAAAAGCAGAAAGCCGAAAAGCAGAAAGCCTTCAAagttaaataaaaaaagagCAAAATAA